The Gouania willdenowi chromosome 14, fGouWil2.1, whole genome shotgun sequence nucleotide sequence aattacaggaaaaatacaaaaatgacaaaaaaattaaaaaattactcaaaatatacaaacaaaaaaaacccacactataaattactccaaaaacacacaaaatgacaagaaaaaaatttccaaaaactcccaaaaaatgcacacacagAACAATCCGtaagaaaaatctacaaaataacagctaaaatacactaaattactctaaaaaccaGCTTTAACATGATCTCAAGgtgtttttaataaacataAGAAAACTGTGTCCAAATTTAAAATTCTGGCATATTTATTTCACTCCATTTATTAATGAAACACGACCTGTGGAGGAAAAGGTGGACACTGTGACCACAGCCTGATAAAGCTTCAGATTAGGATCTGATACGCGATAGTGCAGATTAGACGAGTCTAGACTGATCAGATCAGATAAGGCTTAAGTCTTCTCAGGAAACTAGTCCATTTGTTTCTAAACCATCACGGAACAGAAGCTGACGGCAAGTCTGAGAACATTGGtgataaagaaacagaaaatgacagaaaaacacacaaaaggctacaaaaaatatttaaaaaatacaggcaaaacgacaacaaaaatacaaaatgactcaatgaaatacagaatgacagaaaaacacaaaatgacaacagaaatacatgaaacgactatcaaaataaattaaaaaaaaaataacagtaaaataaacaaaaccacaacaaaaacacattcaatgagaaaaatatacaaaatcattacaaaaatcacacaaaaataaaaagatatacTTAATAATAAccgaaatatacaaaaatgacacaattacagaaaaacacaactctcctctaaagcaggggttctcaaccttagaatcaggaccacatttggggtcgcgagacactgggagggggtcgccagatactttcaagaaactaagaatatgttttgtacaatttgagcccattttgcttatttttaaccgtttttctgtaactacaccaaactttccaaactattttaatcactttttattgacatgtttttgctccttttaacacttttttgctacattactgacatttctgacacttctccatcaaatttcaatgccttttctgcacattttttccactttccagacatgttcagcacttacaaaccctttccaccactttcacacctaatgtcacatatgtatGTTGACGCATTATTGTCACGTTTAACCTTTTTCACgcttatttttgcaaatgtaaccacattcaccatttgtcacgcccattattggccagtttaaactaattgttcctactttttaaattacaaaccCAATaactggcacctttattttggcgggTCGCGAACTGAAAAGGTTGacaaccactgctctaaaggacagcacgtgtgagtgagtgtacattgcaattgaaaattgccatatactgtacattgttCTCGTAGGAATTCTTAGaatttttcttccgcaactcctttATCGTGGAACTCCTTCGAggttattaatgcagcactaattaattaattaattaattaatgacacACAtatcatctcatagggacaatgtcaaggatgtgcagtcgaccttttttgaaGCCAAAATGTCAAAGCCAAGTCGCATTAAGTGTcaaaaccaaaattttccatatctctacaaatatttattgtacaagttgaatgtttacatttatgaaaagctcatctcaagtggattattttattcaattggaccaaagctgtacgacctgccagtaaaaagatcagtaggggtcaaagttcatgatgtcataaaaaaaaaaaaatatatatatatatatatatatatatatatgcactttttttccctataacttggccacacatTGAGATCCAGTgttcagactggtaccattgaacaacatttccattcaatgtgtgaccttgacctttgctcaaggtcatatttaaggtcaaggtcagtcttctgtttttcctgcattattacttttaaatGCCTAGTTTAATGTTGTAACGAAAgaagcgactcctaaaacgagtatttgaATACAAACTAAGCTATAAAATAGAAACATGTCGATACAggcaatattctaattttctatatcgtcaaaatagaaaatatatcttgaatcttgatatattgctcaGGCCTACTATCTGATATGACTCAGAATTTTTGgaggtaaaaaaattaaaaatcaagattaatattgtatatcgccattgcccagccctagcccAGATTGATGGATTGATTATGGATGAGTTCAATGAAATCTtaccaagtgtgtgtgtgtgtgtgtgtgtaaacatgtGTACCTTCCTCCAGTTCATCCAGAGCTACGATCCTGCGCGAGCCGTCGATGGTGAAGATGAAGCGCACGCCCTGCGGCAGGTTGATGTGGTCAGACAGCGAGCGCGTCAGGTCGACCAGGAGCGCGTCGAAGGTGCGAAATCGGTCGTTGGCCACGGCGTACACGATGCCTTTGAAGTAGCGGTCCCCGTTGCGGTAGAAACGCACTTTCTTGGCCTTTTTCTCGTTGGCGAGCGCCTGCAGAGTGCGGGTACGGTAGAAGCTGCAGTGGGCGCTGTGGGTGGGGCTGGGCAGGCCGTTCATGCGTCCGCCTCTGGCCGCGCGAGACGACTTGTCCCGCTCGTCGAAATGTCCAAAGTCTAGCTCCATGATGAGAGGATGTGATGGTGGCGAGGAGCTTCAGGCACTCTGGGAACAGAAGGAGAACAACGTGAGCACTAAAGTCAGAGGTTTTGATCTTTCCCAAAcagagagaatcgtatcgtgaatccagtatcgtgaatcaaatcgtatcgggagttgagcgaatcgttacatccctaagaaacagagatttatatctgatggactaataaagtaaaatcagtaaaataagtcagctgataaagcctgaaGTATCGGGCGCTTTCAGACcgataattaattaatcatagggatgtctcgatacaactttttcacttccaatacgataccgatattttTCAACAGGCAGTGATTTgaggaaataaacatttcatgATTTCCAAAAGTTCTGAGTATGACAATTTGTTGTACTTTGGCCGATCTGTTTCTTTTTACCTCCTACGTTTAACTGAACAGTCCAGTGACTCACACACAccaggaagtaaaaaaaacaacaactttgaaGCTTAAAAAGGTCGCTCCAACATCTAGGATCATTGTAAAGCAATTATCTAAAAGAGATATTGGGTTTTTAAGCAGCTACGTACGGTGTCCTGTGTGCTCAGATCGCtttcaaaaatgcataaaaataagaccaaggctgtgttgtaaatgtcatactaacgtattattcATACTAAGTATGACGTCTAAATGAGTCAGTAGTGCGTTCACAtaagatagtatgaaaagattaaaATCAGTATGTGAGAAACACCTGAATGTATACGATATGGggaatttttttaagtatgcacggtgagcacactagtcatactctaccgtcccatgatgcattgagaGAGAAATGTGAAaaggtcctgggaccagcttcaaggtaaaaatcaaacatccccttttcaaaataaaagcatttcttctcgtcttccattagtttttttgttttttttttaacgcctTTGTAAAAAGGGCtcgttttgaagttaaccagaagtttcaTCAGTAGAACAATGAAGGGTCTCTGAAAAATCACCGGAATGTGGCAATTTAACATGTctttttatggatcaaatgagcacatgttgatattctacttggtcacttaaaatattttcagaactttcaaagtaaagaatcaacagagatatttattgAGGTGTTTTTGACGTCGTAGGTTCCAAATGTATCTtggaaaacttggaagtatGCTTCAATAGGAACGCTCATCATCATATTTATAGtacatagtagacagtatatactcattgagtttgtagtgtatactAGTGCGTTGTTAATGTGACTTTTCCAACACAGACTCAACCATTGGCAGAAAGACTGAAAGACAAACAAGTCAGGCTTTGATCAAAGCCACAGCAAAGGGAGAAGATTCACTCACTTGTCTAAACAAATGAGTGAGGATCTGAATGTAAACTAGTTCTCTGTGACTCTCCATAAAGCGTGTTCTATTCCTGCTTCACTTCAGTGATGCAGTCACAAAGGCATTGTTAGAGTACAGACAGTCAAACATCCCGATGCACCTCGTTCtgaccagtgttgtgctagttactggaaaaaagtaactagttaccattactagttacttcattgacaaagtaactcagttactattttgattacttacaccaaaaagtaatgcgttactggaaaaagtaacttttgagttacttagaattaaagaatgtattatttattttgggtcatttgtgtccatacagcttcatatcagtgctgtaataatataataatgcactgttgatcaactgctataaaacaaccatatatgatgtgcatataaagcacaaaacagctgctccaaaattaaaacagtacattttcagccttagcacagtaatgtaacgtaagctgtgcatattccaggtgcacattctgctgttaaaaatgcgtataaaaataaatgtggaaaaacaaattcacagcatttttctcagctacacaatgctaacatatcaggctaatgagctgctgttagcggtgacTCAGCAGaagcgacaggctgcatatttacaacaacataccgtgaaATAgcttggctgacctgtccctggataacagttaTAGTCTGTTAAAATCCagtcgcagcgttagcttagcttcactgatgcatcttttggagacaaaaataatgtgtgtatttctactctgagaagctcgtcctgctctcgcattgactcgccatgattggcgcacgtgatgtaaacagaaacacgccgacagtgcttcttcttctactgttttaccgtgtttggcacggcgtcccgcaaaaatatgtagcgccactgtaaacaggaagtacactgcagcatgcaaagtaatggacaaacgcaccatattgtaatggtaacggcgttatttctttcgAAAAATTTTGCGTTatagtactagttactgtcaaaagtgatgttGGGGCGGTAACGTGTCACAAGTAAAAGTAACACTAcaagtaacgcgttaccgcccaacactgaTTCTGAGTCATGCCCACAGCTGGATAAAGACCCATTTAATCTCTCCATCCTGGTTTCACCCAAACGAAAGCTGGTTGTTGATTGAATACTTTCCAAATTCTCAGATACCAACTCATTTTCTAAAAACATGTCAGCCCCCAAACCAACAGTGCCTACAGGTGTGATGAAGTTCACAACTATATAAGGGCAAAATTGTCATTATTCAGTCGTTCCAGGATTTTGCGGCCAATTTCTGTGATCGTTGCGGCCACAAAATGCCTGATTTTGTGGCAGCTTTTTCCAAAAACTGCAGCAAAAGATGAAGTGTTTTAAGTAGGtttgcaccgaatattcggttaCCGAATTCATTCGGCTGAATATTGCGATAATAAAAcccacattcggccttcggtggagtgagttaaaagcaaggccgaatagtagcgtatgacacaatcaaacaacgtgcagtgacgCGGTGTCTAACGCACAGATTTCTGAAGCATTTATTTGGGGCTTGACAAACAGACACATCCGTGTTAACAGAATCAAAGAATCCACCGATGAAAACGATTAAATgcagaaatggacagaatcagcatgaaacgccgtcaccgtggggcaaataacattttttatcatgaggaaatgtttccggggaccgattattaggtgcaccgccctgtcttggctgcattaaacatcacaaaccatcactgactcctaaacaCAGACTCCGAAAAACAGACAGAgcttttacaggcacagcaaagttaaacgggcactggtgcagtgcccgtttaactttgctgtgcctgtaaaagcTCCGTCCGTTTTTCGTGTAGCGCAGCGAcgagaccatcaataccagggattgtagagtctgaaacatcgtagattattgataacttctgatagtGTCagatattctgacccctagtggtgaaaaaactgatacttccttgtgtccatttcattttgtttaatcattacagtctggaatgatgtcatcaggatcatttaaattagcttaatttaaactaagttgatcaaaacttaattaataaacctgatcagattcagtaaaccattgatccttGGGAGGAAATCAGGCAACATTAATGCTGTACATACagctttatatgacatataaataattaaaaaggtcagaataatccatgtcactagaACTTATATcaaccttttaattgtatcttactttatttttgtcatacatttgtttaattatgttttgttttttttaaattagtatttattttgtttcctcacaggtgtcacaaaactaatattttcttaatttttttttataaatattaaaaaaaaaagggaaacaga carries:
- the LOC114475993 gene encoding LOW QUALITY PROTEIN: neuronal migration protein doublecortin-like (The sequence of the model RefSeq protein was modified relative to this genomic sequence to represent the inferred CDS: deleted 1 base in 1 codon); this encodes MELDFGHFDERDKSSRAARGGRMNGLPSPTHSAHCSFYRTRTLQALANEKKAKKVRFYRNGDRYFKGIVYAVANDRFRTFDALLVDLTRSLSDHINLPQGVRFIFTIDGSRRIVALDELEEGESYVCASENFYKKVDYTKNVNPNWSVNVKASASPKSMQLLAAKAASESRESKDFVRPKLVTVMRSGVKPRKAVRVLLNKKTAHSFEQVLTDITEAIKLESGVVKRIYTLDGKQVSF